The following are from one region of the Camelus ferus isolate YT-003-E chromosome 13, BCGSAC_Cfer_1.0, whole genome shotgun sequence genome:
- the BCL10 gene encoding B-cell lymphoma/leukemia 10 — MEPTAPSLTEEDLTEVKKDALENLRVYLCEKIIAERHFDHLRAKKILSREDTEEISCRTSSRKRAGKLLDYLQENPKGLDTLVESIRREKTQNFLIQKITDEVLKLRNIKLEHLKGLKCSSCEPFPDGATNSRSRSNSDESTFSEKLRASTVMYHPEGESSTTPFFSTDSSLNLPVLEVGRTENPSFSSTTLPRPGDPGAPPLPPELQLEEEGTCGNSSEMFLPLRSRALLRQ; from the exons gCTTTGGAAAATTTGCGTGTATACCTGTGTGAGAAAATCATAGCTGAGAGACATTTTGATCATCTACGGgcaaaaaaaatactcagtagaGAAGACACTGAAGAAATTTCTTGCCGAACATCAAGTAGGAAGAGAGCTGGAAAATTGTTAGATTACTTACAAGAAAACCCCAAAGGACTAGATACCCTGGTTGAATCTATTCGGCGAGAAAAAACACAGAACTTCCTGATACAGAAGATTACAGATGAAGTGCTGAAACTTAGAAACATAAAACTAGAACATCTGAAAG GACTGAAATGTAGCAGCTGTGAGCCTTTTCCAGACGGAGCCACAAACAGCCGCTCTAGATCAAATTCAGATGAGAGTACTTTCTCTGAAAAACTGAGAGCATCCACCGTCATGTATCATCCGGAAGGAGAGTCCAGCACAACCCCCTTTTTTTCTACTGATTCTtctctgaatttgcctgttctagaagtAGGCAGAACTGAAAATCCCTCTTTCTCTTCAACTACGCTTCCTAGAcctggggaccctggggctcCTCCTTTGCCACCAGAGCTGCAGTTAGAAGAAGAAGGAACTTGTGGAAACTCTAGTGAGATGTTTCTGCCCTTAAGATCACGTGCTCTTTTGAGGCAATGA